From Candidatus Thioglobus sp., the proteins below share one genomic window:
- the ybgC gene encoding tol-pal system-associated acyl-CoA thioesterase, with amino-acid sequence MSLLNIRVYYEDTDSGGVVYYANYLKFIERGRSEFLRDMGFEQDQLIESQGVIFVVRSLKAEYLLPARFNDMLVVYTQVEKSRHASLIFSQKITDLKQNKVLFEAQVTVACLDAKKFKACAIPSDILEKINGQ; translated from the coding sequence TTGAGTCTTTTAAATATTAGGGTTTATTACGAAGATACAGATAGCGGCGGCGTGGTTTATTATGCCAATTATTTAAAGTTTATTGAGCGTGGGCGTAGCGAGTTTTTGCGCGATATGGGCTTTGAACAAGATCAGCTGATTGAAAGCCAAGGGGTTATCTTTGTAGTTAGATCACTTAAAGCTGAGTATCTTCTACCTGCCAGATTTAATGATATGTTGGTGGTTTACACTCAAGTAGAAAAATCTCGCCATGCAAGTTTGATTTTTTCTCAGAAAATAACGGATCTTAAGCAAAATAAGGTATTATTTGAGGCACAAGTTACCGTTGCTTGTTTGGATGCGAAAAAGTTTAAGGCATGTGCCATTCCAAGCGACATTCTGGAGAAAATAAATGGACAGTAG
- the ruvB gene encoding Holliday junction branch migration DNA helicase RuvB — translation MIEEDSLVGGEDQGNEDIVIASVRPDSLSEYIGQDDVKSQMSLFIEAAKKREDALDHCLIYGPPGLGKTTLANVIANQMGAGMKQTSGPVLERSGDLAAILTKLDPYDVLFIDEIHRLNPVVEEILYPALEDFKLDIMVGEGVAAHSVQLDLPPFTLIGATTRAGMLTSPLRDRFGIIQRLEFYNNKDLQVIIERSAKILNIEIEPSGAHEIAKRSRGTPRIANRLLRRVRDFADVKTDGIIHKEIACEALSILRVDEAGLEQLDRDYLSIMTNKFSGGPVGLDTLATAIGEERGTLEDMVEPYLIQQGFIQRTPRGRSATNLTYEHLGLAKPSNHQDLF, via the coding sequence ATGATTGAAGAAGATTCTTTAGTAGGTGGTGAAGATCAAGGTAACGAAGATATTGTTATTGCTTCAGTGCGTCCAGATAGTCTATCTGAGTATATTGGCCAAGATGATGTTAAATCTCAGATGTCACTCTTTATTGAAGCTGCCAAAAAACGCGAAGACGCACTTGATCATTGTTTGATTTATGGACCACCTGGTCTAGGAAAAACAACCTTGGCTAACGTGATTGCTAACCAAATGGGCGCTGGCATGAAACAGACTTCTGGGCCTGTTTTAGAGCGTTCAGGTGATTTAGCTGCTATTTTGACAAAATTAGACCCTTATGACGTTTTATTCATTGATGAAATCCACCGTCTAAATCCTGTCGTTGAAGAGATTCTATACCCAGCTTTAGAAGATTTTAAATTGGATATTATGGTGGGCGAGGGTGTAGCCGCTCATTCAGTTCAATTGGACCTGCCACCGTTTACTTTGATTGGTGCAACCACTAGAGCAGGTATGCTGACATCACCACTTCGTGATCGTTTTGGTATTATTCAGCGCTTAGAGTTTTATAATAATAAAGACTTGCAAGTTATTATAGAGCGTTCAGCAAAAATTTTAAACATTGAAATCGAACCAAGCGGGGCGCATGAAATTGCCAAACGCTCTCGTGGAACCCCGCGAATTGCCAATCGATTATTGCGCCGAGTGCGTGATTTTGCTGATGTAAAAACTGACGGCATTATTCATAAAGAAATCGCGTGTGAGGCATTAAGTATACTCAGGGTGGATGAAGCAGGACTTGAGCAGCTTGATCGTGACTATTTGTCCATTATGACCAATAAATTCTCTGGAGGTCCAGTTGGACTGGACACATTAGCTACTGCTATTGGTGAGGAGCGAGGCACCTTAGAAGATATGGTTGAACCTTATTTAATTCAACAAGGATTTATTCAGCGAACACCTAGAGGTCGAAGCGCCACAAATCTAACCTATGAACATTTAGGACTTGCTAAGCCATCTAATCATCAAGATTTATTTTGA